A stretch of Microtus pennsylvanicus isolate mMicPen1 chromosome 5, mMicPen1.hap1, whole genome shotgun sequence DNA encodes these proteins:
- the Naaladl1 gene encoding aminopeptidase NAALADL1 gives MHWAKILGAVVGAAALLGLGIILGHFAIPKATDPPAPSTSDSQDLDLEILNLVMEQLDTGRIQENLRELSKEPHVASSPRDEALVRLLLERWQDTATGLDSAKSYEYNVLLSFPNRDQPNVVEVVGPDGTILHSFVPREKNLTGEQGEPNVLQPYAAYAPAGTPQGLLVYANQGSEEDFKELETKGIKLEGTIALTRYGGVGRGAKAINAAKHGVVGVLVYTDPGDINDGKTLPSETFPNSWGLPPSGVERGSYYEYFGDPLTPYLPAHPSSFRLDINNISGIPPIPAQPIGFEDARDLLCNLTGPPASASWKGALGCDYNLGPGFKQDGSFPAGSEVKVRVHNSLELRNSSNVLGIIRGAVEPDRYVIYGNHRDSWVHGAVDPSTGTAVLLEISRVLGTLLKKGTWRPRRSIIFASWGAEEFGLIGSTEFTEEFLSKLQERTVAYINVDISVFANATLRAQGTPPVQSVIFSATKEISAPGRSGLSIYDNWIQYTNRSSTVYGLVPSLGTLGAGSDYASFIHFLGISSMDLAYTYDRSKTSARIYPTYHTAFDTFEYVKKFLDPDFSSHQAVGRTAASVLLRLSDSLFLPLHVSDYSETLHSFLNAAQRDLGTLLEQHGISLDPLVTAVKEFETAAAALVRRISALQNSSPDPLQVRMVNDQLMLLERAFLNPRAFPENPYYSHVLWAPNTASAATFPGLANACARAQDTNSGSEAWAEVHRQLSIVVTALEGAAATLKPVEDL, from the exons ATGCACTGGGCAAAAATACTGGGGGCGGTTGTCGGGGCTGCTGCCCTCTTGGGGCTGGGGATCATTCTGGGCCACTTTGCTATCCCCAAAGCAACTGAccctccagcccccagcactTCAGACTCCCAGGACTTGGACCTGGAGATCCTTAACCTTGTAATGGAACAACTTGATACCGGCAGGATCCAAGAGAACCTTCG AGAACTCTCCAAGGAGCCGCATGTGGCCTCCAGCCCTCGGGATGAGGCCCTGGTGCGCCTGCTGCTGGAGCGCTGGCAGGATACGGCAACTGGCTTGGACTCCGCCAAGTCCTATGAGTATAACGTCCTGCTCTCCTTCCCCAACCGGGATCAGCCGAATGTCGTGGAAGTCG TGGGCCCGGATGGAACCATCCTCCACTCCTTCGTACCCCGAGAGAAAAATCTGACCGGGGAGCAGGGGGAGCCCAATGTGTTGCAACCTTATGCTGCCTATGCACCCGCTGGTACCCCACAG GGCCTCCTCGTCTATGCCAACCAAGGCTCTGAAGAGGACTTCAAGGAGCTAGAGACTAAGGGAATCAAGCTTGAAGGCACCATCGCCCTGACTCGCTATGGGGGCGTGGGGCGTGGCGCCAAG gcCATTAATGCTGCCAAACACGGAGTGGTTGGAGTGCTGGTATACACCGACCCTGGGGACATCAATGATGGGAAGACCTTGCCCAGCGAAACCTTCCCCAACTCCTGGGGACTGCCTCCCTCAGGTGTGGAGCGAGGCTCCTACTATGAGTATTTTGGGGACCCTCTGACTCCCTACCTTCCAGCTCACCCCTCTTCTTTCCGCCTGGATATTAACAACATCTCGGGAATTCCCCCAATTCCTGCACAGCCCATTGGCTTTGAGGATGCAAGAGACCTGCTCTG CAACCTCACTGGACCCCCTGCCAGTGCCTCCTGGAAGGGAGCCCTGGGCTGTGACTACAATCTGGGGCCTGGCTTCAAGCAGGACGGGAGCTTCCCAGCAGGCAG CGAGGTGAAAGTGAGAGTTCACAACAGCCTGGAGCTGAGAAACTCCTCCAACGTCCTGGGCATCATCCGGGGGGCAGTGGAGCCTG ATCGTTATGTGATCTATGGAAACCATCGGGACAGCTGGGTACACGGAGCCGTGGACCCCAGCACTGGTACCGCCGTCCTCCTGGAGATCTCCCGAGTCCTGGGGACCTTGCTAAAGAAGG GCACCTGGCGACCCCGTAGATCCATCATCTTCGCCAGCTGGGGGGCAGAGGAATTCGGGCTCATTGGCTCTACGGAATTCACAGAG GAGTTCCTCAGCAAGCTGCAGGAGCGCACGGTGGCCTACATCAACGTGGATATCTCTGTGTTCG CCAATGCTACCCTCCGGGCACAGGGGACACCCCCTGTACAAAGCGTCATCTTCTCTGCCACCAAAGAG ATCAGCGCACCAGGTCGCAGCGGCCTCAGTATCTATGACAACTGGATCCAATATACCAACCGCAGCAGTACAGTGTATGGGCTGGTTCCCAG TCTAGGTACACTGGGTGCAGGCAGCGACTACGCCTCATTCATCCACTTCCTGGGCATCTCTTCCATGGACCTGGCCTACACCTATGACCGG AGCAAGACCTCAGCCAGGATCTACCCTACCTACCATACGGCTTTTGACACGTTTGAATACGTGAAGAAGTTTCTGGACCCTG ATTTCAGCAGCCACCAAGCCGTGGGCCGGACTGCTGCTAGTGTGCTTCTTCGGCTCAGTGACAGCCTCTTCCTGCCCCTCCATGTCAGTGACTATAGTGAAACGCTGcacagcttcctgaatgctgctCAGAGGGATCTCGGCACCCTACTGGAGCAGCACGGTATCAGCCTGG ATCCCCTGGTGACCGCAGTGAAGGAGTTTGAAACAGCAGCTGCGGCCTTGGTCAGGcgcatctcagcactgcagaacAGCAGCCCTGA CCCCTTGCAGGTACGGATGGTCAACGATCAGCTAATGCTCTTGGAACGGGCGTTCCTGAACCCAAGGGCTTTCCCAGAGAATCCATACTATAG CCATGTGCTCTGGGCACCCAACACAGCCTCTGCTGCCACATTCCCAGGCCTGGCCAACGCCTGTGCTAGGGCCCAGGACACCAACTCTGGATCTGAAGCGTGGGCTGAAGTACACAGGCAGCTTAGCATTGTAGTAACGGCACTGGAGGGAGCAGCAGCCACCCTGAAACCCGTGGAGGACCTCTGA
- the Sac3d1 gene encoding SAC3 domain-containing protein 1, translated as MGGVTEPRRSGRVRSLPGPGNLDERGQASPSVPGACSLSPRQHAAPRVRRPRDAERASSPHSPAMSGCELPRGLCPDMCPASERVRRERERRLHRLEVEPGSRGSAPRADPRRAVKEYCRPAAGKPRPPPGLLRPPPVLLATVHYLAAEVAGRADASCAEVVGFVADRLRAVRLDLSLQGVGDAEAAAVLEAALATLLAVVARLRPEEARGAADPVLLQTQVQESFGSLRRCYARGDAPHPRQATFQGLFLLYNLGSVEALQEVLQLPATLRACRPLQTALAVDAAFREGNHARLFRLLRTLPYLQSCAVQGHIGYCRRKALARLSRALSTPKGQTLPLDFIVHLLALDGLHEAEDLCRAHGLTLDKDRVVFLRGRYSEEGLPPPGTCHTLVGSKLQGCTLEEVVMAEEDRDVQRSGPPA; from the exons ATGGGAGGCGTTACTGAACCCCGCCGAAGCGGGAGAGTTCGTTCGCTGCCAGGCCCGGGAAACCTGGATGAGCGGGGACAGGCCAGCCCCTCTGTGCCCGGCGCGTGTTCCCTGAGCCCACGGCAGCATGCCGCGCCCCGCGTCCGCCGGCCCCGAGATGCTGAGCGTGCGTCGTCTCCCCACAGCCCTGCCATGTCTGGCTGCGAGCTGCCGAGGGGCCTGTGCCCGGACATGTGCCCGGCCTCCGAGCGCGTCCGACGCGAGCGCGAGCGCCGCCTGCACCGGCTGGAGGTGGAGCCGGGAAGCCGTGGGAGCGCGCCCCGAGCCGACCCGCGGCGCGCCGTGAAGGAGTACTGCCGGCCGGCGGCAGGCAAGCCCCGGCCCCCGCCCGGCCTGCTGCGGCCGCCCCCGGTGCTCCTAGCCACCGTGCACTACCTGGCCGCCGAGGTGGCCGGCCGCGCCGACGCGTCGTGCGCGGAGGTGGTGGGCTTCGTGGCCGACCGTCTGCGCGCTGTGCGGCTGGATCTGTCGCTGCAGGGCGTGGGCGACGCGGAAGCGGCGGCGGTGCTGGAGGCCGCGCTGGCCACGCTGCTGGCCGTGGTGGCGCGGCTGCGGCCGGAAGAGGCGCGCGGAGCCGCGGACCCGGTGCTGCTGCAGACGCAGGTCCAGGAGAGCTTCGGCTCGCTGCGGCGCTGCTACGCGAGGGGCGACGCCCCGCACCCCCGCCAGGCCACCTTCCAGGGCCTCTTTCTgctctacaatttgg GCTCTGTGGAAGCCCTGCAGGAGGTTCTACAGCTGCCTGCCACCCTTCGTGCCTGCCGACCCCTTCAAACTGCCCTGGCTGTTGACGCTGCCTTCCGTGAAGGCAACCATGCCCGGCTGTTTCGCCTGCTTCGCACCTTGCCCTACCTACAGAGCTGCGCGGTGCAGGGACACATTGGCTATTGCCGCCGCAAAGCGCTGGCCCGCCTGTCCCGTGCCCTGAGCACTCCTAAAGGACAGACCTTGCCTTTGGACTTCATAGTACACCTTCTGGCCCTGGATGGACTCCACGAAGCAGAGGATCTGTGTCGGGCCCATGGACTGACCTTAGATAAGGACAGAGTTGTGTTCCTGAGGGGGCGCTACTCTGAGGAGGGACTCCCACCCCCTGGTACCTGCCACACATTAGTGGGAAGCAAGCTGCAGGGGTGCACCCTGGAGGAGGTGGTCATGGCAGAGGAAGACAGGGACGTGCAGAGATCTGGACCTCCAGCTTGA